The genomic stretch TTAAGTATTGAAACAATCACAGTTGTTCTTTTCTTGTTATGCTTCCGGCATCTGCCTGAAATGGAGCGGGACAGAAAAGAGAAAATATCAAAAAAAGTTACAAATATCGTTATAGCCGCTGCTTGCGGGCTCATGATGACACTTGTCGGACTTGCAGTTTACAGCCAGCGTCAGTTCCCTTCCATCTCCGACTACTTTGTTGAGTATTCGTACAAACTGGGCGGCGGAGATAATATCGTTAACGTTATCCTGGTAGACTTCCGCGGACTGGATACCCTATTTGAGATTACAGTTCTAGCTATTGCAGCTTTAGGCATTTATTCACTTATCAAGCTGCGCCATAAGGGAGGGGGGCGCTAATGGAAATCATTATGATCGTACTCGCAGGCATCCTCTTTGGATTTGCGGTTTATAACATTTTACAAAAACGGCTGCTCCGTATCATTATTGGAACTGCCTTGCTATCCCATGCTGCTCACCTTTTCATCCTGACAATGGGGAAATTAAAGCGTGGTGCTGCACCCGTTCTTAGAGAAGGTACAGAGAATTATACTGATCCGCTGCCGCAAGCACTGATTCTGACGTCCATTGTTATCAGTTTCGGTGTTACGAGCTTGCTTCTCGTATTAGCATACCGGGCAGTCAAAATGAACGGAACAGATAATATGGAAGAATTAAGAGGTAATAACCATGACTAATCTTGCTATTTTACCGATTCTAATCCCTCTCCTATCTGGTGTACTAGTGGCATTCACCCACAATCGGCTGGGGTTGACGCGAACATTAGCCATGCTGCTTGCTTTCGCTCACCTCATCACGATGGGCTTCCTTTCGTTTCATGTGCTTACAGAAGGAAGCAT from Terribacillus sp. DMT04 encodes the following:
- a CDS encoding Na(+)/H(+) antiporter subunit C, with the translated sequence MEIIMIVLAGILFGFAVYNILQKRLLRIIIGTALLSHAAHLFILTMGKLKRGAAPVLREGTENYTDPLPQALILTSIVISFGVTSLLLVLAYRAVKMNGTDNMEELRGNNHD